In one window of Syngnathus typhle isolate RoL2023-S1 ecotype Sweden linkage group LG7, RoL_Styp_1.0, whole genome shotgun sequence DNA:
- the samm50 gene encoding sorting and assembly machinery component 50 homolog A isoform X1, translated as MGTVHARSLDPLPMQGPELGIHADDIEPLEIEQEPKQEILENKDVVVQRVHIDGLGRTKEDLLSYEISGVFRAKNLIDVMRKSHEARQKLLRLGIFRKVEVVIDTSRGDDALPNGLDVTFEVTELRRMTGSYNTMVGNNEGSMVLGMKLPNVFGRAEKLTFQFSYGTKETSYGLSFFKPQVGNFERNITFNAYKVTGQFPWSSLRETDRGVSVELNFPVWKTNQTLKWEGVWRDLGCLARTASFAVREESGHSLKSSLAHAMVIDTRNSSILPRKGVLLKIHQELAGYTGGDASFLKEDFEIQLNKSLFWDSVLSASMWGGLLLPIGEKPTSIADRFYLGGPTSIRGFSMYSMGPQSEGMTGDYLGGEAYWAGGLHLYTPLPFRPGRGGFGDLFRTHFFLNAGNLCNLNYGLSWLGEGPQAHLKKLAECIRWSYGLGIVLRLGNIARLELNYCIPMGVQSGDRICDGVQFGAGIRFL; from the exons ATGGGCACCGTCCACGCCAGG AGCCTGGACCCTCTGCCCATGCAGGGTCCAGAGCTGGGAATTCACGCCGACGACATTGAGCCTCTTGAAATAGAGCAGGAGCCCAAGCAGGAGATTCTGGAAAACAAGGAT GTGGTGGTCCAGAGGGTTCATATAGACGGGCTTGGAAGGACCAAGGAGGACCTGCTGTCTTACGAGATCTCAGGCGTTTTCCGAGCAAAGAATTTAATCGAT GTAATGAGAAAATCCCACGAAGCCAGGCAGAAGCTGCTCCGTCTCGGAATCTTCCGAAAAGTTGAAGTTGTTATTGACACCTCAAGAG gTGATGACGCTCTTCCCAACGGCCTCGACGTGACCTTCGAGGTCACCGAGTTGAGGCGGATGACCGGCAGTTACAACACGATGGTGGGCAACAATGAAGGAAGCATG GTGCTGGGAATGAAGTTGCCCAATGTGTTCGGCCGGGCCGAGAAACTCACCTTTCAATTCTCGTACGGCACCAAAGAGACTTCCTACGGCCTTTCTTTTTTCAAACCTCAAGTGGGGAACTTTGAACGCAA CATCACGTTCAATGCTTATAAAGTAACGGGTCAATTTCCGTGGAGCTCCCTGCGGGAGACGGATCGTGGCGTCTCGGTGGAGCTGAAC TTCCCCGTATGGAAGACCAACCAAACCCTAAAGTGGGAAGGCGTGTGGAGAGATTTGGGATGTCTGGCTCGCACCGCCTCCTTCGCTGTCCGGGAAGAGAGTGGACATTCCCTCAAGTCGTCACTGGCG CACGCCATGGTCATCGACACCAGAAATTCCTCCATCCTGCCCAGGAAAGGTGTCCTCTTGAAAATCCATCAG GAGCTTGCCGGTTACACGGGAGGAGATGCCAGTTTCCTCAAGGAGGACTTTGAAATCCAGCTCAATAAGAGCCTCTTTTGGGACTCT GTTCTGTCTGCCTCCATGTGGGGCGGTTTGCTGCTGCCTATTGGTGAAAAGCCAACAAGCATAGCAGACAG GTTCTATCTGGGCGGCCCCACCAGTATTCGTGGTTTCAGCATGTATAGCATGGGCCCGCAGAGCGAAGGT aTGACAGGCGATTACCTGGGAGGAGAAGCCTACTGGGCGGGAGGCCTTCACCTCTACACTCCGCTGCCCTTCCGGCCAGGCAGGGGGGGCTTCGGCGACCTCTTCCGAACGCATTTCTTTCTCAACGCCGGGAATCTTTGTAACCTTAACTATG GTTTGTCTTGGTTAGGGGAGGGCCCTCAAGCACATTTGAAGAAGCTGGCTGAGTGCATTCGCTGGTCATATGGACTTGGCATTGTGTTGCGTTTGGGCAACATTGCCAGACTGGAGCTGAACTACTGCATTCCCATGGGAGTTCAGAGTGGAGACAG GATATGTGATGGGGTGCAGTTTGGAGCAGGAATACGCTTCCTCTGA
- the samm50 gene encoding sorting and assembly machinery component 50 homolog A isoform X2: MGTVHARSLDPLPMQGPELGIHADDIEPLEIEQEPKQEILENKDVVVQRVHIDGLGRTKEDLLSYEISGVFRAKNLIDVMRKSHEARQKLLRLGIFRKVEVVIDTSRGDDALPNGLDVTFEVTELRRMTGSYNTMVGNNEGSMVLGMKLPNVFGRAEKLTFQFSYGTKETSYGLSFFKPQVGNFERNITFNAYKVTGQFPWSSLRETDRGVSVELNFPVWKTNQTLKWEGVWRDLGCLARTASFAVREESGHSLKSSLAHAMVIDTRNSSILPRKGVLLKIHQELAGYTGGDASFLKEDFEIQLNKSLFWDSVLSASMWGGLLLPIGEKPTSIADRFYLGGPTSIRGFSMYSMGPQSEGDYLGGEAYWAGGLHLYTPLPFRPGRGGFGDLFRTHFFLNAGNLCNLNYGEGPQAHLKKLAECIRWSYGLGIVLRLGNIARLELNYCIPMGVQSGDRICDGVQFGAGIRFL, encoded by the exons ATGGGCACCGTCCACGCCAGG AGCCTGGACCCTCTGCCCATGCAGGGTCCAGAGCTGGGAATTCACGCCGACGACATTGAGCCTCTTGAAATAGAGCAGGAGCCCAAGCAGGAGATTCTGGAAAACAAGGAT GTGGTGGTCCAGAGGGTTCATATAGACGGGCTTGGAAGGACCAAGGAGGACCTGCTGTCTTACGAGATCTCAGGCGTTTTCCGAGCAAAGAATTTAATCGAT GTAATGAGAAAATCCCACGAAGCCAGGCAGAAGCTGCTCCGTCTCGGAATCTTCCGAAAAGTTGAAGTTGTTATTGACACCTCAAGAG gTGATGACGCTCTTCCCAACGGCCTCGACGTGACCTTCGAGGTCACCGAGTTGAGGCGGATGACCGGCAGTTACAACACGATGGTGGGCAACAATGAAGGAAGCATG GTGCTGGGAATGAAGTTGCCCAATGTGTTCGGCCGGGCCGAGAAACTCACCTTTCAATTCTCGTACGGCACCAAAGAGACTTCCTACGGCCTTTCTTTTTTCAAACCTCAAGTGGGGAACTTTGAACGCAA CATCACGTTCAATGCTTATAAAGTAACGGGTCAATTTCCGTGGAGCTCCCTGCGGGAGACGGATCGTGGCGTCTCGGTGGAGCTGAAC TTCCCCGTATGGAAGACCAACCAAACCCTAAAGTGGGAAGGCGTGTGGAGAGATTTGGGATGTCTGGCTCGCACCGCCTCCTTCGCTGTCCGGGAAGAGAGTGGACATTCCCTCAAGTCGTCACTGGCG CACGCCATGGTCATCGACACCAGAAATTCCTCCATCCTGCCCAGGAAAGGTGTCCTCTTGAAAATCCATCAG GAGCTTGCCGGTTACACGGGAGGAGATGCCAGTTTCCTCAAGGAGGACTTTGAAATCCAGCTCAATAAGAGCCTCTTTTGGGACTCT GTTCTGTCTGCCTCCATGTGGGGCGGTTTGCTGCTGCCTATTGGTGAAAAGCCAACAAGCATAGCAGACAG GTTCTATCTGGGCGGCCCCACCAGTATTCGTGGTTTCAGCATGTATAGCATGGGCCCGCAGAGCGAAG GCGATTACCTGGGAGGAGAAGCCTACTGGGCGGGAGGCCTTCACCTCTACACTCCGCTGCCCTTCCGGCCAGGCAGGGGGGGCTTCGGCGACCTCTTCCGAACGCATTTCTTTCTCAACGCCGGGAATCTTTGTAACCTTAACTATG GGGAGGGCCCTCAAGCACATTTGAAGAAGCTGGCTGAGTGCATTCGCTGGTCATATGGACTTGGCATTGTGTTGCGTTTGGGCAACATTGCCAGACTGGAGCTGAACTACTGCATTCCCATGGGAGTTCAGAGTGGAGACAG GATATGTGATGGGGTGCAGTTTGGAGCAGGAATACGCTTCCTCTGA
- the si:dkey-42p14.3 gene encoding EF-hand calcium-binding domain-containing protein 10, with translation MATEREKEASAYLEKHKIFDLMKNLTSMLFFYRPDDPKEFLIEKLKQLKEARDNGQEAPSLLSPSNLDAVFGLVDPANLRHVTFTQYKQALISLGMKDINECPDGVNEDKISYDTFITEGMISLQKGSSTYKQP, from the exons ATGGCGACCGAACGGGAGAAAGAAGCTTCTGCTTACctggaaaaacacaaaatctTCGACCTCATGAAAAACCTCACCAGCATGCTCTTTTTTTACCGACCAG aTGATCCCAAAGAGTTTCTCATTGAGAAACTGAAACAACTAAAAGAAGCTCGAGATAACGGCCAAGAAGCGCCCAGTCTCCTCAGCCCTTCCAACCTGGATGCAGTGTTTGGTCTAGTGGACCCAGCCAATCTAAGACATGTCACGTTTACACAATACAAACAGG CTCTGATCTCACTGGGCATGAAAGACATCAATGAATGTCCTGATGGTGTAAACGAAGACAAAATATCCTATGATACTTTCATAACAGAAGG GATGATAAGCTTGCAGAAAGGCTCATCGACATACAAACAAccctaa
- the tdg.2 gene encoding G/T mismatch-specific thymine DNA glycosylase isoform X3, with the protein MSGLTVIGRQPGRMPKRLHPGWSRHLSFCPIEGGNAHQVSETMKKKKKVRLPTDRWRYQSSQQHPELQPVMSHHNHYSEGPRDEPVMTELSVHKEQPLYQEQFYQNYFHYQEPVYQQEQQQDQHPAYPQQQQQQQQQNQYEHAIQQQSQYQHPTQQEELNVHHQPPPATPPQAAMPVKKKRGRPPKNQREGGGAVKEEDEDESEAAAKKAKRTLNRFNGMSVAEVMAKTLPDVITYDLDILIIGINPGLLSAYKGHHYPNPGNHFWKCLFLSGFTEQQLNFTHDESLPEKYGIGFTNMVERTTPGSKDLSSKEIREGGRQLLEKLQKYKPLIAAFNGKGIYEIFCKEIFGVKAKNLDFGLQPYKIPDTETVCYLMPSSSPRCAQFPRAQDKVHFYIKLKELRDHMKGGVVPGRDVTETDYSFDLQQAKEDAKRIAIKEEQLDPEYESCSGQHENVRQSSPGNFY; encoded by the exons atgtcag GACTGACTGTCATCGGGAGACAACCAGGTCGCATGCCGAAGAGATTACATCCGGGTTGGAGTCGTCACCTTTCGTTTTGTCCGATAGAGGGCGGTAACGCGCATCAAGTATCCGAgacgatgaagaagaagaaaaaagtgcGCCTTCCGACCGATAGGTGGCG GTACCAGTCAAGTCAGCAACACCCCGAGCTTCAGCCCGTGATGTCCCACCACAACCACTACAGCGAGGGCCCCAGGGATGAGCCCGTCATGACTGAACTGTCGGTGCACAAGGAGCAGCCGCTCTACCAGGAGCAGTTTTATCAGAACTACTTCCATTACCAGGAGCCCGTCtaccagcaggagcagcagcaagaTCAGCATCCTGCATACccgcagcaacaacagcagcagcagcagcagaatcaGTATGAACATGCAATACAACAGCAATCTCAGTATCAACATCCAACACAGCAAGAGGAGCTGAATGTTCACCACCAACCTCCACCCGCGACCCCACCTCAAG cagcgaTGCCGGTGAAGAAAAAGCGAGGGCGCCCACCCAAGAATCAGCGCGAAGGAGGCGGGGCGGTgaaagaggaagatgaggatgagAGCGAGGCAGCAGCAAAGAAGGCCAAAAGGACACTGAACCGCTTCAACGGCATGTCAGTGGCTGAGGTTATGGCCAAAACGCTGCCTGACGTTATTACCTACGATCTTGACATTTTGATC ATTGGAATCAACCCGGGACTATTGTCGGCCTATAAAGGACACCACTACCCCAACCCTGGCAACCATTTCT GGAAATGTTTGTTTCTGTCCGGTTTCACCGAGCAGCAGCTCAACTTCACGCATGACGAGAGCCTGCCGGAGAAATACGGCATCGGCTTTACAAACATGGTTGAGAGGACCACACCTGGCAGCAAAGACCTTTCCAG TAAGGAAATCCGTGAAGGAGGGCGACAGTTGCTTGAAAAGCTGCAAAAATACAAACCGCTGATAGCGGCTTTTAACGGAAAAG GTATTTACGAAATATTCTGCAAGGAAATCTTTGGCGTGAAGGCCAAGAACCTGGACTTTGGCTTGCAGCCCTACAAGATCCCTGACACTGAAACG GTGTGCTACTTGATGCCTTCATCCAGTCCGCGGTGTGCCCAGTTCCCCCGCGCGCAGGACAAAGTGCACTTCTACATCAAGCTGAAGGAGTTGCGAGACCACATGAAAGGGGGAGTAGTCCCCGGCCGGGACGTGACGGAGACAGACTACTCCTTTGACCTGCAGCAGGCCAAAG AAGATGCAAAGAGGATTGCTATCAAAGAAGAGCAGCTGGATCCCGAATACGAAAGCTGTAGTGGTCAGCATGAGAATGTGAGGCAAAGCAGTCCAGGAAACTTTTATTGA
- the LOC133156692 gene encoding ubiquinol-cytochrome-c reductase complex assembly factor 6, whose product MPAGVSWTRYLRMYGACILAMFAGAQAVHQYYLPDLSIPEVPPKPGELKTELLGFKVREAAAQQQMKEEPKTN is encoded by the exons ATGCCTGCTGGAGTGTCATGGACTCGTTACCTGAGGATGTACGGAGCATGTATATTGGCCATGTTTGCCGGGGCACAGGCGGTCCACCAGTACTACCTACCAGACCTG AGTATACCAGAGGTCCCCCCAAAACCTGGTGAGCTAAAGACAGAATTACTGGGCTTCAAAGTCAGAGAAGCAGCCGCACAGCAGCAGATGAAAGAAGAACCCAAGACGAACTAA